A section of the Acipenser ruthenus chromosome 39, fAciRut3.2 maternal haplotype, whole genome shotgun sequence genome encodes:
- the LOC117966677 gene encoding fibrous sheath CABYR-binding protein-like yields MSVPFSNTSLRVPRGFGNVLQGLAREVLREQPKNIPAFAAQYFKRLLREREKSGIDPVEWGAAIEDRFYNNHAFKTDSHLLSGEAGEQMDFDSPDKEEAILKIQASYRGYAVRQKLKKSAKAENEDTSSKDKEPVDICGTELIEAACVATTSTANLNICADELDIDLMGVGEAGDPANRDVCATELGQEPSHELLPVGVADKDICGEELQTHPVTEPEGSAQETLESAAKEEAATGAGESVIEEGDHATEDRETPRKVQTGDQPSEESMVQAEADPAATVNEAKAEDDQGQQAETAMEDEPEIEARPVMEDLQEEVSSAAPVDETQPIDQAEQHSEVEVSENDTTETQFKTEEEATVDAKAQNESAESENIEKDLQEQTEVPVEETKIQSEDKAEEPIEQTEVPAEETKIQSEEKAEEPVEQNEVPAEETEIQSEDKAEEPIEQTEVPAEETKIQSEDKAEEPVERNVPAKETEIWSEDTAEEPIEQTEVPAEETKIQSEDKAEEPVERNEVPAEETEIRSENTAEEPIEEAQAQRLEGEADESKNDSKELHEEEEEETEGPAEQTEAAQSEDKAGNEGAVDKAEEVGHEQEAEAKENTEADIDNTVE; encoded by the exons ATGTCGGTGCCTTTCTCAAACACATCGCTACGCGTTCCCCGGGGGTTTGGGAACGTCCTGCAGGGGCTTGCCAGGGAGGTCTTGAGGGAGCAACCCAAAAACATTCCCGCATTCGCGGCTCAGTACTTCAAAAGACtgctccgagagagagaga AAAGCGGCATAGATCCAGTGGAATGGGGTGCAGCAATTGAAGACAGGTTTTACAATAACCATGCATTTAAG ACAGATTCACATTTGCTAAGTGGAGAG GCAGGGGAGCAAATGGATTTTGACAGCCCTGACAAAGAAGAAGCCATCTTAAAGATCCAGGCTTCCTATAGAGGTTATGCAGTCCGGCAAAAGTTGAAGAAATCGGCAAAAGCTGAGAATGA AGACACTTCAAGTAAAGATAAGGAGCCTGTTGACATCTGTGGCACTGAATTAATAGAAGCAGCTTGTGTAGCAACAACCAGCACTGCAAACCTCAACATCTGTGCTGATGAACTGGATATCGATCTGATGGGAGTTGGAGAAGCTGGTGATCCAGCAAACAGAGATGTCTGTGCAACTGAACTGGGACAGGAGCCATCCCATGAACTTTTACCTGTCGGCGTCGCAGACAAGGACATTTGTGGTGAGGAACTGCAAACTCATCCAGTTACTGAACCAGAAGGTTCAGCTCAAGAAACTTTGGAGTCAGCGGCAAAAGAAGAGGCTGCAACTGGTGCAGGGGAAAGTGTGATTGAGGAAGGAGACCATGCAACTGAAGATCGCGAGACCCCAAGGAAAGTTCAAACTGGTGACCAACCTTCAGAAGAATCGATGGTCCAAGCAGAAGCTGATCCTGCTGCTACTGTGAATGAAGCTAAGGCAGAAGACGACCAGGGGCAACAAGCTGAAACTGCCATGGAAGATGAACCAGAGATAGAAGCTCGACCAGTGATGGAGGACCTGCAGGAAGAAGTAAGTTCTGCAGCCCCTGTAGATGAAACTCAACCAATAGACCAGGCAGAGCAACACAGTGAAGTAGAGGTTAGTGAGAATGATACAACAGAGACACAATTCAAGACAGAGGAAGAAGCCACTGTTGATGCTAAAGCTCAGAATGAAAGTGCAGAAAGCGAGAACATTGAAAAAGACCTTCAGGAACAAACTGAGGTCCCAGTTGAAGAGACCAAAATCCAGTCAGAAGATAAGGCTGAGGAACCCATAGAACAAACTGAGGTCCCTGCTGAGGAGACCAAAATCCAGTCAGAAGAGAAGGCTGAGGAACCCGTAGAACAAAATGAGGTCCCTGCTGAGGAGACCGAAATCCAGTCAGAAGATAAGGCTGAGGAACCCATAGAACAAACTGAGGTCCCTGCTGAGGAGACCAAAATCCAGTCAGAAGATAAGGCTGAGGAACCCGTAGAACGAAATGTCCCTGCTAAGGAGACCGAAATCTGGTCAGAAGATACGGCTGAGGAACCCATAGAACAAACTGAGGTCCCTGCTGAGGAAACCAAAATCCAGTCAGAAGATAAGGCTGAGGAACCCGTAGAACGAAATGAGGTCCCTGCTGAGGAGACCGAAATCCGGTCAGAAAATACGGCTGAGGAACCCATAGAAGAAGCTCAGGCACAAAGGTTGGAAGGTGAAGCAGACGAAAGCAAGAATGACAGCAAAGAACTacatgaggaagaggaggaagaaacaGAGGGCCCAGCCGAGCAAACAGAAGCAGCCCAGTCTGAAGATAAGGCTGGGAATGAGGGAGCTGTAGACAAAGCTGAGGAAGTAGGACATGAACAAGAGGCAGAAGCAAAGGAGAATACTGAAGCTGACATTGACAATACGGTAGAGTAA